A window of Hordeum vulgare subsp. vulgare chromosome 5H, MorexV3_pseudomolecules_assembly, whole genome shotgun sequence genomic DNA:
AGGGGTGGCGGCGTTGTTGGCCTTGGCGTAGTGGATGATGTCGTTGCTGCCGATGGTGATGGCGAAGATGGACCTCGCCAGGTGGGTCGCGGCCTGGGCCTGCCCGAGGCTGCGCGCCAGGGAGGAGTACACGCCGGAGTAGTACTCGATCTGCTTGTCGAAGGTGATGCACTGGTTCTTGTTCGTGGCGTTGGAGACTCCTGCGCCCCCGGAGGCGAAACTGACGCCGTTGACGTAGTTGGCGTTGCTGCTCGAGGACAGGGCCAGGTACGGTGGCGAGGTGGGCAGCCCGAGCTTGTCAGCTGCATGCACAAACTCACAATCATCAGCGTACATTATTACATGTAATGAAAGTTATCCCATCAACGTCAAAACCAGCTGCAGTCCTCCGGATTAGAGTCGTGGGAACGTAGTACAGTACATTACTACATGTTGATCAGTATGTATGGTCCCTCGATTGGGAGATGTTGCATGGGGACAACTTTGACTTCACTCACCAATTGCTAGCTTGGGACAACTATGTTGCATTTCCTTTGGTTGGGTTTGAAAGCCATGGCCAAAACAACAACGTACGTCTACAAAATTCCTTGTATCTATCAGTCAATGCCTTCTCCAACTCCAGCTGGCCAAATCACAGTTGCTACAACTTGGATATATAGTGATAAGTCGTTCTCAAGTCAAATTGTGAGCGAGAAATATGGACCGCGCGCCTAAAATGCTAAATTATCTTGCCCATGAATGCAACGTATAACTGGGATCAATGTCgatttcctcctcttcttcttgctCCCCTTTTTGCATATAAGCACAAGAACTTGAGTAATTGATTGCAGATCGAACCTAGCTCAGTGTACCGTAAACTTATGACTCTGACTCGATCTCTATGGTGCTGAACACGACGATCAGTTATGTAATCTGGTAAAGGTTTTGTTAAGAACTAAGTAACTCCTcacgaagaaaaaaaaacagtacTCCAGTGATCTAAACGTTCTTATAATTTTTTTTACGTAGGGAGTACTAAGTAACAAACGTAGCTCGGGCCGTAGCAACAGGCAAGGAAATACTAGATGGTGAAATGAGTAGGCAACGCACCGAGGAAGTCGGCAGAGTTTTTGCCGTTGCTGAAGCGGCCGGTGGCCTTCCCTCCCGCGTAGTCCATGCCGTTGTGCGAGAAGTCCGCCTTGAGCAGCGTCAGCAGGTGGTTGTTGTTCCCGACGTCCGCCAGCGAGTCGCCGAACACGTACACCGCCGGCACGGACCCCGCCGTGGCCGCCGCGGCCATGAAAGCCACGATGACCAAGGAGCAAGAAACGACTATACCGGCAACCGCCATTGCTAGCTAGCTCAGACGAACAAACAAGCTAAGTGTTCCTCCGAGCAGCTAGCGCGGTGTGTGTTTTGCACCCGTTCCAATGCTAGACAATGAGTTGAGTTCAGGAGGTTCGGCTGACGGCGATTTATATAGGCCGCACAAGATCGAGTGGAAGCGATCGAGCGTGCAAGCACGGGAGGGCTAAAACattctttttctgaaattaacgGAGGATAAAATATTCTGCTTCTATACGTGTGTACTGAAAAAAAGAGCGCGGCAGAGGAGTACGTACGTCTGTTCCACTTCCAGCGTGTGTATGTGCTTTGTGGTGTGGAGAAGACGGCAGGGCGATGACATGATAAACGGCCAAAATGACGAATGGCCGTATGGGACGGGTCTCCGTCCGGTTATCTTTCCATGATCTGGCGTACGCCCGCGTCTCAGTATCCCTCTCGGATGCAAGTGTTCACATGCTGCATAATAATCTctcggttcctaaatataaatatttttaaaattttcagtATAAACTACATAAGGAGCAAAATGAATGTGTCTACAATTTAAAACATGTTTATGTATATCCGAATACAGTTTGTGATGGAATCGttagaaaaacttatatttaaaaacagaaaaaatgttgTTTTCTGAAAGATGAATGATCGGCGTGAGCGATGCGTCTCCCTCTCGAGGGTAGGTGTTCACATGAACAAATTAAGCGGATGAGGAGTGCCTTATGATTTTCCTTTCAAGGACGTATGATTTTTACTAGGACAATTGCCCATACGTTGCAACGGGAGATTACATTATGAAAACACTGTCATGGTAACGAAATCAGGCTAAGAAGAATTATCTGTACATGGAAGAGAGTAACATAGAACTCACCATCAGTTCTAAAAGATGTACATATAGGTATGATCCGATTTTCACTTTGTTGAACTTTTAGACCATAAGTGTGCTCATACGGGATTAAACAAACCAAATTTACATCCCTACATTGCATCAAACCGAGCATCACCATGTTCATGTTGTTTATCTCTAGTCTTTACTATCAGTAAAATTATATGCATGGACACACCAAGTAAAAATATACCCTACTAATCTCACATAATATTTCCTCCACCTTTGTCCCAAGCATGCATGCATACTTACAgaaaacatcaaatctcagatccTTCGAAACTATATGAATATATGATCGATTATTATAGAACAAAAACTGGTCAACTGACTTTTGATACAATAATAATATGAGAACTATAGAACTCATTGCATGTACACTTTCGTTAGTAAGAGTTCCCTCATAAGTCAATGATCCTGGTAATTAGCAGAAAACTTACTAACTACTTACACATCCTGATGCAATAGAATGCATGCATCAGATCAAATAAAATAAGGATTGAACTAATCGTCGACAACTATCATCTGAAATATAAGGATCCTCCGCTCCGCAACATCGCCTGGTTGTTCTAGTTTCTGGACAAGCAGATAGTGTAACATGTGTTACACTACATATTTCAGTTAGAACTATGGCACGAGAAACATTATAAGTAATCGATCCAAGTTATTCACATGCAGAAGCTAAAAGAGTAGTAGGATTTTATCCTTTAAACATACAGAATAGTGTCAAATTCAGAACCTGTAGAAGATTAAGACCCACCTACTCTTTTTCAGCAAAAGAAAGACTCTGCAAGATATGTGTAGTGTTGTAGTAGCTTCCATGTAGATACGGCATCTTGCTCATGCAAGGATATATATCAACTATGACTCGTGGATACAACCAATTTACAAGTCCTTTTATTGGTTTGTTGTAGGTAGAAGAGCCTGGGGTTCTATCAGCGACAAGATAGGGTTTCTGTCAATGACAAGATGAATGACGGAGATGCCAGCGAGCAATACTACAGTCAAAAACATGCTTTAAGCAATTATTGTGTCTCAATGTAAACCATAAATAATATTCACCTAATTCTGAGAATTTTTCTCAAGAAATGAATGGCAGAAACATGGTAAAACAAATCTCATGAACATCATTTTGGTTTCTGCAGAATGCATTATATATTATAAATATAGATTCAGGAAATAATCATAAATGATAAAACATTGGAGAAAATTACTCTCCGTCCAACCATCCCTCTAGTACGCTTGCTTCCTTGCAGGCATTGACACAAACACGTGGAGATTGAATCAATTAGGCTAGTCCATGAACCGGTTCAACATAGGTTCTCCGTTCAGTGTATTTCATGTCCAAATTCAGCATCAGACATAACATGTATGTGCTGCAGGTACAAATAAAATTCAGAAAGAATACCGGGGTTTGGCTGAGCTGCTGCTTGGTGCTTGCCTTCGAGATGGTCATCGATCTTGAGTAAGAGGGGCTGACACGGAAGAGGCAGGAAAGGACCGGCATGACGGTCACACCGAACGGCCTGGCCTACAGGAAGTCGCCATTCTCCTCAAAGGCATTGCAGGGGCGTCACACGAGAGTGTCCAAGGATTCCCCATATCTTCAGAAGGTACGGTCATGGTGCCGACGGCGAGGGGCATCCCGCTGCCCATGGTGTGCACGCGGTTGACCGCGGGGCTGCAACAGATGGCGCTGGAGACGTGCAGCCACGGTGATGGACAGGCAAGAAGGTAGTCGCGGGAGAAGGCGCAAGGGACGACTGCCGGGAGCTGCGCAAGAGACGGGCCATATCTCTGTTGATTCGTCCGCTCCGCCGCGAGATCCATGCCGGAGAAGTCGAATCCGCTGCCTACCTGGCCTACTGCcgagaggaggacgacgagagGAGGTGCCTCTTTGTCCGCCGCCTTGGAGTTCGCCGCCACTGGTCACCATCTCCATCGGCCCGAACCGTCCACCCTGTCGCTGGATGCGGAATACAAGGAGTACGACGCCGCTCCTCACCTTCTCGTCATCCACCGCGCGGACGACCCTATGGTGGCGACGACGGCAGGGGCCCGATTGGATTTGGTCGGGGTGGATCCATTTTCGGTGGATTTGGCGTGC
This region includes:
- the LOC123399076 gene encoding GDSL esterase/lipase At5g55050-like, which gives rise to MAVAGIVVSCSLVIVAFMAAAATAGSVPAVYVFGDSLADVGNNNHLLTLLKADFSHNGMDYAGGKATGRFSNGKNSADFLADKLGLPTSPPYLALSSSSNANYVNGVSFASGGAGVSNATNKNQCITFDKQIEYYSGVYSSLARSLGQAQAATHLARSIFAITIGSNDIIHYAKANNAATPSQQQQYVDALIQSLSGQLQSLYNLGARKVLFLGTGPVGCTPSLREMSSAKVCNAVGNSMAVQYNKAAEGVLSGMAAKNTDLHYALFDSSAALLRYIDQPAEYGFVEAKAACCGLGDMNAKIACTPLSSYCANRSDHVFWDFYHPTEATAQKLTATAFDGSAPFIFPINVRQLSAM